In Chitinophaga nivalis, a single genomic region encodes these proteins:
- a CDS encoding gliding motility-associated C-terminal domain-containing protein: MQTLSRLKNILCCLFILLATGVQAQDCTTIGQNPATAFPVCGTKTFTQQSVPQCGNKTIPGPPCNTPGGGTHTDKNPFWYKFTCYTTGTLGFVITPHQGDDDYDWQLFDITGHQPNDVYTNAQLYVSMNWSGDGGVTGASSAGTYLDVCSGPGQPLFSSMATLQQGHQYLLLISHFSNNQIGYDLSFTGGTASITDPNIPHLQQAAYNCGPYTIGIKLNKKIQCSSISANGSEFTLQPAAANILSARGVGCNNGFDTDSLLLQLDKALPIGSYRVTSRNGADGNTFLDACGNTLPIGENMPVTVLPSQPVPMGKISPVPCAPDQLILTFPAPIRCAAVAADGSDFLLTGPSPVRIKGALTNCNADGLTDTVTLLLDRRIIRDGTYTVTLVRGSDGNTVENECHLASPPGGKATFYIDPQPYVPLGKVSPPPCAPDQLTLSFQPAIRCSSVATNGSDFLITGPATVVITGATTTCDANGLTDKITLQLKDRILQAGNYQVKLATGTDGNTVQSECWQETPAGAVQPFTIDPQPQIQLRQIAAVGCAPTTVKIGMSIPVRCASIAADGSDFTISGPTTVRVIGATGDCNSQQLTDSISLQLADKIYLAGTYTVHLAAGRDGNTLQSECWQPATAGLQSIFRTADTVNANFDYTFERNCRITTFHFTHNGQHAVNTWNWQFDDGETATVQNPEKKYYDFGLKQARLTVSNGVCSHTLTKDIELKSAVQALFDVSPGPYCPMDVVTPVNKSTGTIISWKWDYGNGATSTGPLPLQMLYFPTRKEEDYRIRLIVENDAHCLDTAIRTIQAVNNCYIDVPTAFSPNNDGNNDYFYPLNAYKAVELHFAVYNRYGQLVFETTDWRRKWDGTIGGNPAGIGTYVWMLRYTEKESGKHVFRKGTTVLLR; the protein is encoded by the coding sequence ATGCAGACCCTTTCACGTTTGAAAAATATTCTCTGCTGCCTGTTTATCCTCCTTGCCACAGGGGTACAGGCGCAGGATTGCACCACCATCGGACAAAATCCGGCGACTGCCTTCCCCGTATGCGGCACCAAAACCTTCACCCAGCAATCCGTACCGCAGTGCGGCAACAAGACGATTCCGGGGCCGCCCTGCAATACACCCGGTGGTGGTACCCATACGGATAAAAACCCCTTCTGGTATAAATTCACCTGTTATACTACCGGCACACTGGGCTTTGTTATTACACCGCATCAGGGAGATGATGATTATGACTGGCAACTCTTTGATATCACCGGCCATCAACCCAATGACGTATATACCAACGCGCAGCTTTATGTCAGTATGAACTGGTCGGGCGATGGCGGTGTGACCGGGGCATCGTCTGCCGGCACCTACCTCGATGTGTGCAGCGGACCCGGACAACCCTTATTCAGCTCCATGGCTACCCTGCAACAGGGGCATCAGTACCTGCTGCTCATCAGCCATTTCAGCAACAACCAGATTGGCTATGACCTGAGCTTTACCGGCGGAACCGCCAGTATCACCGATCCTAACATCCCGCACCTGCAGCAAGCCGCCTACAACTGCGGTCCGTATACCATTGGGATCAAACTGAATAAAAAAATACAATGTAGCAGCATCTCCGCCAATGGCAGTGAATTCACCCTGCAACCCGCCGCTGCAAACATCCTCAGCGCCCGGGGCGTAGGCTGCAACAATGGCTTCGATACCGATTCCCTGCTGCTGCAACTGGATAAAGCACTTCCCATCGGCAGCTACCGCGTCACCTCCCGTAATGGCGCCGACGGTAATACCTTCCTGGACGCCTGCGGCAACACTTTACCCATCGGGGAAAATATGCCGGTTACGGTGCTCCCCTCCCAGCCGGTGCCCATGGGCAAAATAAGTCCGGTTCCCTGTGCGCCGGATCAGCTGATCCTTACGTTCCCTGCCCCGATCCGATGTGCAGCAGTAGCCGCCGATGGCAGCGATTTCCTGCTCACCGGCCCTTCCCCTGTACGTATAAAAGGAGCCCTAACCAACTGTAATGCAGACGGACTAACGGATACGGTTACACTGCTACTGGATCGCCGGATCATCCGCGATGGCACCTATACCGTGACGCTGGTACGGGGCAGCGATGGCAACACCGTGGAAAATGAATGCCACCTGGCCTCTCCGCCGGGCGGGAAAGCCACTTTCTACATAGATCCGCAACCGTATGTTCCTTTGGGAAAAGTATCTCCTCCTCCCTGCGCACCGGATCAGCTCACGTTATCGTTTCAGCCGGCCATCCGCTGCAGCAGCGTAGCCACCAATGGCAGCGACTTCCTCATCACCGGCCCGGCTACTGTTGTGATCACAGGCGCCACCACCACCTGCGATGCCAATGGCCTGACCGATAAAATTACCCTGCAGCTGAAAGACCGTATCCTGCAGGCAGGCAACTACCAGGTAAAGCTGGCCACCGGTACGGATGGCAACACCGTACAAAGTGAATGCTGGCAGGAAACACCCGCCGGCGCCGTGCAACCTTTTACCATTGATCCGCAACCGCAGATACAACTGCGCCAGATAGCAGCCGTAGGCTGCGCGCCCACCACTGTAAAAATAGGTATGTCGATACCCGTACGCTGCGCTTCCATTGCGGCGGATGGCAGCGACTTTACCATCAGCGGCCCCACCACCGTACGCGTTATTGGTGCTACCGGCGACTGCAACAGCCAGCAGCTCACCGATAGTATATCCCTGCAACTGGCAGATAAAATATACCTGGCAGGCACCTACACCGTACATCTCGCTGCCGGCCGGGATGGCAACACCCTGCAAAGCGAATGCTGGCAGCCCGCAACAGCGGGCCTCCAAAGTATTTTTCGTACAGCCGACACCGTAAATGCCAACTTTGACTATACCTTTGAACGCAATTGCCGCATCACCACTTTCCACTTTACCCACAACGGCCAACATGCCGTAAATACCTGGAACTGGCAGTTCGACGATGGTGAAACCGCTACGGTACAAAATCCGGAAAAGAAATACTATGACTTCGGCCTCAAACAGGCACGGCTCACCGTTTCCAATGGTGTATGCAGCCACACCCTCACCAAAGACATTGAATTGAAAAGTGCCGTACAGGCCTTATTCGACGTTTCTCCCGGCCCCTATTGCCCCATGGATGTAGTCACGCCTGTCAACAAAAGCACGGGCACCATTATCTCCTGGAAATGGGATTATGGCAACGGCGCCACCAGCACCGGACCTCTTCCCCTGCAAATGCTGTATTTTCCGACCCGCAAAGAGGAAGACTACCGGATACGCCTCATCGTAGAAAATGACGCGCATTGCCTGGATACGGCCATACGTACCATACAGGCGGTCAACAACTGCTACATTGATGTGCCTACGGCTTTTTCGCCCAACAACGATGGTAACAACGATTACTTCTATCCGTTGAATGCCTACAAGGCTGTGGAACTCCATTTCGCGGTATATAACCGTTATGGCCAGCTGGTATTTGAAACTACCGACTGGCGCCGGAAATGGGATGGTACCATTGGCGGGAATCCGGCGGGCATTGGTACCTATGTATGGATGCTGCGCTATACGGAAAAGGAAAGCGGCAAACACGTTTTCCGGAAAGGCACCACGGTATTGCTCCGGTAA